A single genomic interval of Dromiciops gliroides isolate mDroGli1 chromosome 1, mDroGli1.pri, whole genome shotgun sequence harbors:
- the LOC122737192 gene encoding LOW QUALITY PROTEIN: folate receptor alpha-like (The sequence of the model RefSeq protein was modified relative to this genomic sequence to represent the inferred CDS: inserted 1 base in 1 codon) translates to MTQLEWGLLFLSLMAMAEGLRKGNDVLNVCRGAKHHKFQPGQEDNLHNQCSPWKKRACCTANTSVATHEDTSYLYCFNYNHCGMMTPACKHHFIQDMCLYECSPNLGPWIQLVTSCRRKEQILNVPLCRDDCNQWCQTSFXCKENWNKGWNWTSGINECPVKAACHPYTFYFPTPASLFENIWSHSYKASSFARGSGKCIQMWFDPAQGNPNEAVAKYYAFGSAPGIFSWKTSLPFLILILLLLLWA, encoded by the exons ATGACTCAACTAGAATGGGGGTTACTGTTCCTGAGCCTCATGGCCATGGCTGAAGGGCTTCGGAAGGGGAATGATGTGCTCAATGTCTGCAGGGGTGCTAAGCACCACAAGTTCCAGCCTGGCCAAGAAGATAACCTTCATAACCAGTGTAGCCCATGGAAGAAAAGAGCCTGCTGCACAGCAAACACCAGCGTTGCCACACATGAAGACACCTCCTACCTGTACTGCTTCAACTATAACCACTGTGGGATGATGACCCCAGCCTGCAAACACCACTTTATCCAGGACATGTGTCTCTATGAGTGCTCCCCGAACCTAGGACCCTGGATCCAGCTGGTGACCTCATGTCGTAGGAAGGAACAGATCCTGAATGTTCCCCTGTGCAGGGACGATTGTAATCAGTGGTGCCAAACCTCCT CCTGCAAAGAGAACTGGAACAAAGGTTGGAATTGGACATCAGGGATTAACGAGTGCCCAGTTAAGGCTGCCTGCCACCCTTACACCTTTTACTTCCCAACACCAGCCTCCCTATTTGAGAATATTTGGAGTCATTCTTATAAAGCAAGCTCTTTTGCCCGGGGCAGTGGCAAATGTATCCAGATGTGGTTTGACCCAGCCCAGGGAAACCCCAATGAAGCTGTGGCTAAATACTATgcttttggctctgccccaggcATCTTCAGTTGGAAGACCAGTTTGCCCTTCTTGATTTTGATACTACTATTGCTTCTCTGGGCTTAA